From Psychrobacillus sp. FSL K6-2836, a single genomic window includes:
- the alaS gene encoding alanine--tRNA ligase, which translates to MKQLTGAQIRQMYLDFFMEKGHSQEPSAPLVPINDPSLLWINSGVATLKKYFDGRVVPENPRITNAQKSIRTNDIENVGKTARHHTFFEMLGNFSIGDYFKKEAIQYAWEFLTDSKWMAFEPEKLSITIHPEDEEAYNIWKDEIGIPEERLIRLEGNFWDIGEGPSGPNSEIFYDRGESYGNDLNDPELYPGGENERYLEIWNLVFSEFNHNPDNTYTPLPKQNIDTGMGLERMASVVQNVPTNFDTDLFMPIIRQTEMISGKPYRANDVDDTAFKVIADHVRTVAFAIGDGALPSNEGRGYVLRRLLRRAVRFAKQLGIEKPFLYELVPVVGKIMQDFYPEVTEKQDFIMRVMKTEEERFHETLHDGLAILEKVIEEQRAKGESSIPGTTTFTLYDTYGFPIELTEEYAEEANMTVDHEGFKSEMEAQRARARAARQNVDSMQVQSEVFGNLHDESEFIGYDTMSVSTKVTSIVRDQVLVKTAHEGEEVKVVLTKTPFYAESGGQIADHGVIENDTFRGYVKDVQKAPNGQNLHTVVIESGEIITDAEVLATVDNSLRGHTIKNHSATHILHQALKDVLGTHVNQAGSYVGPDRLRFDFSHFGQVTTEELEQIERIVNEKVWDNIPVVTGFHNIDEAKQMGAMALFGEKYGDIVRVVKMGDFSLELCGGIHVQNTSEIGFFKILSESGIGAGTRRIEAVTGKGAYEIVKEEEHMLNEAANLLKAQPKDLVNKVAQTLLELKNVQKDNESLSAKIANSQASSVLSSAQKVNDVTVLSVKVDAKDNNQLRQMMDDLKQKLEKAVIVLGAVDGDKVMISAGVTKDIVGGNYHAGNIVKLVAEQCGGKGGGRPDFAMAGAKDASKLEAALSSVLDYIKSL; encoded by the coding sequence ATGAAACAATTAACAGGTGCTCAAATTAGACAAATGTATTTAGACTTTTTTATGGAAAAAGGTCATTCCCAGGAACCATCAGCTCCACTTGTACCTATCAACGACCCATCTTTACTTTGGATAAACAGTGGTGTAGCTACATTAAAAAAATATTTTGACGGGCGTGTTGTTCCTGAAAACCCTCGTATTACGAATGCGCAAAAATCCATTCGTACAAACGATATTGAGAACGTTGGAAAAACAGCAAGACATCATACTTTCTTTGAAATGTTAGGAAACTTTTCTATTGGCGACTACTTCAAAAAAGAAGCAATCCAATATGCATGGGAGTTTTTAACAGATTCCAAGTGGATGGCATTCGAACCGGAAAAGTTATCTATTACTATTCATCCAGAAGACGAAGAAGCATATAATATTTGGAAGGATGAAATTGGAATTCCGGAAGAAAGACTTATTCGATTGGAAGGTAACTTCTGGGATATTGGAGAAGGTCCAAGTGGTCCGAACTCGGAGATTTTCTATGATCGTGGAGAAAGCTATGGCAATGATTTGAATGATCCTGAGTTGTATCCGGGAGGGGAAAATGAGCGTTACTTAGAAATTTGGAATTTAGTGTTCTCCGAATTCAATCATAATCCAGACAATACCTACACACCATTACCAAAACAAAATATTGATACTGGTATGGGACTAGAGCGTATGGCAAGTGTAGTCCAAAATGTTCCAACAAACTTTGATACAGATTTATTTATGCCAATTATTCGTCAAACAGAAATGATTTCTGGTAAACCATATCGTGCAAATGATGTGGATGATACTGCATTTAAAGTAATTGCTGACCACGTTCGTACAGTTGCTTTTGCTATTGGAGATGGTGCTTTACCATCAAACGAGGGAAGAGGTTATGTCCTTAGAAGATTACTTCGCAGAGCAGTTCGTTTTGCAAAACAATTAGGGATAGAAAAGCCATTCTTATATGAACTCGTACCAGTAGTAGGGAAAATCATGCAAGACTTCTACCCGGAAGTAACAGAAAAACAGGATTTCATCATGCGTGTTATGAAAACGGAAGAAGAAAGATTCCATGAAACGCTTCATGATGGCCTAGCTATATTAGAAAAAGTTATTGAAGAACAGCGAGCTAAAGGTGAATCTTCAATTCCAGGAACAACGACGTTTACGTTATACGATACGTACGGATTCCCAATTGAATTAACGGAAGAATATGCAGAAGAAGCAAATATGACTGTTGACCATGAAGGGTTCAAATCAGAAATGGAAGCTCAACGTGCTCGTGCTCGTGCAGCTCGTCAAAATGTAGATTCTATGCAAGTACAATCCGAAGTGTTTGGAAATCTACATGATGAAAGTGAATTTATTGGATATGACACAATGTCTGTATCTACAAAAGTTACTTCAATTGTGCGGGATCAAGTATTAGTAAAAACAGCACACGAAGGTGAGGAAGTTAAAGTAGTTTTAACAAAAACACCTTTCTACGCTGAAAGTGGTGGGCAAATTGCCGATCATGGAGTAATTGAAAACGATACATTTAGAGGATATGTAAAAGATGTCCAAAAAGCTCCAAATGGACAAAACTTACACACAGTTGTTATTGAATCAGGAGAGATCATTACAGATGCAGAAGTTTTGGCTACTGTCGACAATTCTCTTCGTGGACACACGATTAAAAATCACTCTGCTACACATATTTTACATCAAGCTTTGAAAGATGTATTAGGAACTCATGTAAACCAAGCTGGTTCTTATGTTGGTCCTGATCGTTTACGTTTTGACTTTTCTCATTTTGGACAAGTAACAACAGAAGAGCTTGAACAAATAGAACGTATAGTTAATGAAAAAGTGTGGGATAATATCCCGGTAGTTACTGGCTTCCATAATATTGATGAAGCAAAACAAATGGGAGCAATGGCATTATTCGGCGAAAAATATGGTGATATTGTAAGAGTAGTAAAAATGGGGGATTTCTCATTAGAGCTATGTGGTGGTATTCATGTTCAAAACACTTCAGAAATTGGATTCTTTAAAATACTTTCTGAAAGTGGAATCGGAGCGGGTACTAGACGTATTGAGGCTGTAACGGGTAAAGGTGCTTATGAAATAGTTAAAGAAGAAGAACATATGTTAAACGAAGCAGCAAATTTATTGAAGGCACAGCCAAAAGATTTAGTGAATAAGGTTGCTCAAACACTATTAGAGCTAAAAAATGTTCAAAAAGACAATGAGTCATTATCTGCGAAAATAGCAAATAGCCAAGCTTCTTCTGTATTGTCATCAGCGCAAAAAGTGAATGATGTTACTGTGTTATCCGTAAAAGTAGATGCGAAGGATAATAACCAATTACGTCAAATGATGGACGATTTAAAACAAAAGCTGGAAAAAGCGGTCATTGTTTTAGGTGCAGTTGATGGGGATAAAGTAATGATTTCCGCAGGAGTAACAAAGGATATAGTTGGTGGGAACTACCATGCTGGAAATATCGTCAAACTAGTGGCGGAGCAATGCGGAGGTAAAGGTGGAGGTCGTCCAGACTTTGCAATGGCTGGTGCTAAAGATGCAAGTAAGTTGGAGGCTGCTTTAAGTTCTGTATTGGATTATATTAAATCTCTTTAA
- a CDS encoding IreB family regulatory phosphoprotein: MSSFDKTMKFNFPEESMEQEVKHVMIQVHSALEEKGYNSINQIVGYLLSGDPAYIPRHQDARNMIRKLERDEILEELVKFYIKKNNEA, encoded by the coding sequence ATGAGCTCTTTTGATAAAACGATGAAATTTAATTTCCCTGAAGAATCGATGGAACAAGAAGTAAAGCATGTGATGATACAAGTTCACTCTGCACTAGAAGAAAAAGGGTATAATTCTATCAATCAAATTGTAGGCTATTTATTGTCAGGTGATCCAGCTTATATTCCTCGCCATCAAGATGCACGTAATATGATTCGAAAACTTGAACGAGATGAAATATTAGAAGAACTAGTGAAGTTTTATATCAAAAAAAATAATGAGGCTTAA
- the ruvX gene encoding Holliday junction resolvase RuvX: protein MRIMGLDVGSRTVGVAISDALGWTAQGIETIKIHEENLEFGLERIDELVKEHNVTEFVVGFPKNMNNSIGPRAEASEQYAKLLTEKYQLPVTLWDERLTTMAAERMLIDADVSRKKRKLVIDKMAAVMILQGFLDRKNR from the coding sequence ATGCGAATTATGGGGTTAGACGTTGGTTCTCGTACCGTTGGAGTGGCAATTAGTGATGCACTTGGTTGGACTGCACAAGGTATTGAAACGATAAAAATACATGAAGAAAATTTAGAATTTGGTCTAGAACGAATTGATGAACTCGTGAAAGAGCATAATGTAACAGAATTTGTTGTAGGTTTTCCGAAAAACATGAATAATTCTATTGGTCCACGTGCTGAGGCTTCTGAACAATATGCCAAGCTATTAACCGAGAAATATCAATTACCCGTAACATTATGGGATGAACGATTGACAACGATGGCTGCAGAACGTATGTTAATAGATGCTGATGTTAGCCGTAAGAAACGTAAGCTAGTGATCGACAAGATGGCTGCTGTAATGATCTTACAAGGCTTTCTTGATAGAAAAAATAGATGA
- a CDS encoding DUF1292 domain-containing protein — MDHGQENITIVDESGNEQLCNVLFTFESDEFGKSYVLYYPIGAEEDENEEIEIHASSFVPNEDGEDGELLPVESDAEWDMIEEMLSTFLDEQEDEDEE, encoded by the coding sequence ATGGACCACGGTCAAGAGAATATAACAATTGTAGATGAGAGTGGAAACGAGCAACTTTGTAACGTGCTTTTCACATTTGAATCAGATGAATTTGGAAAATCATATGTACTTTATTATCCAATAGGTGCTGAAGAAGATGAAAATGAAGAAATCGAAATTCATGCATCATCCTTTGTACCAAATGAAGACGGAGAAGATGGAGAATTACTTCCGGTCGAGTCTGATGCAGAATGGGATATGATCGAAGAAATGTTAAGTACATTTTTAGATGAGCAAGAAGACGAAGACGAAGAATAA
- the mltG gene encoding endolytic transglycosylase MltG — translation MENETKKDIMFNKMKNKKKEVKLVRKIVLIITFLVIIVGGIGGLVVYNYVESALLPLDPNSEDTITVDIPIGSGLDTISNELEESGIIKNAKIFKYYAKFNNESQFQAGEYSLTKAMTLDEIIESLKTGKVYREPVFSLTIPEGLTIEQIGQVVEKNTNHSADDFFTLVTSEEFVDRMMIKYPNLLGAEIKGENVRYALEGYLFPATYPFFEANPSIESIVDTMLANTDKVVTSYVDLLQAEEKSVHWLLTFASLLEEEATAQTDRATIASVFYNRIDEGMPLQTDPTVLYAKGTHKDRVLFEDLEFDNPYNTYQNTGLPPGPIANAGKTSIEAALDPSDTDYFYFLADKEGTNHFSVTYDEHLQKIDEFLK, via the coding sequence GTGGAAAATGAGACAAAAAAAGATATTATGTTTAATAAAATGAAAAATAAGAAAAAAGAAGTGAAACTTGTTAGAAAAATTGTTTTAATCATTACCTTTCTAGTAATAATCGTTGGAGGTATAGGTGGCTTAGTTGTCTATAATTATGTAGAATCAGCTTTGCTTCCATTAGATCCCAATTCTGAAGATACAATCACAGTGGACATCCCAATCGGATCAGGATTAGACACCATCTCCAACGAGTTGGAAGAAAGTGGAATTATAAAAAACGCTAAAATTTTCAAGTATTATGCGAAGTTCAATAATGAATCTCAATTTCAAGCTGGAGAGTATAGTTTAACGAAGGCAATGACATTAGATGAAATTATTGAAAGTTTAAAAACAGGTAAAGTTTACAGAGAACCAGTTTTCTCCTTGACTATTCCTGAAGGATTAACAATCGAGCAAATTGGACAAGTAGTTGAAAAAAATACAAACCATTCTGCAGATGATTTCTTTACGCTCGTAACAAGCGAGGAATTTGTGGATAGAATGATGATTAAATATCCAAATTTATTAGGTGCAGAGATAAAAGGTGAAAATGTACGCTATGCATTAGAAGGATATCTCTTCCCAGCGACCTATCCATTTTTCGAGGCAAATCCTTCTATCGAGTCAATAGTAGATACAATGCTTGCTAATACGGATAAAGTAGTAACTTCGTACGTAGACCTATTGCAAGCAGAGGAAAAATCAGTTCACTGGCTATTGACATTTGCATCTTTGTTAGAGGAAGAGGCTACAGCCCAAACAGATCGAGCAACTATAGCAAGTGTGTTTTATAACCGTATCGATGAAGGGATGCCTCTACAAACAGATCCAACTGTCTTATACGCAAAAGGGACACATAAAGATCGTGTTTTATTTGAAGATTTAGAGTTTGATAACCCTTATAATACGTATCAAAATACAGGATTACCACCTGGACCAATCGCAAATGCTGGTAAAACATCTATCGAAGCTGCACTGGATCCAAGTGATACCGATTATTTTTACTTCTTAGCAGATAAAGAAGGAACTAATCACTTTTCTGTGACTTATGATGAGCATCTTCAAAAAATTGACGAATTCTTAAAATAA
- a CDS encoding O-methyltransferase, which produces MNISDDFLKDLIKPRSAIFLEMEQYAKDNHVPIMQLMGMESLLQLLSLQKPKSILELGTAIGYSSMRMATKLERTSIVTIERDETKAELAKNYIERADLQHQIRVIVGDALEISQKELEDSKFDAIFIDAAKGQYKNFFEKYAPFLNENGVIYCDNLLLNGLSELPMSEVPRRKRTMVRNQHQFMEWLMNHPDYDTAFLPVGDGMLVSIKR; this is translated from the coding sequence ATGAATATAAGTGATGATTTTTTGAAGGATCTGATTAAGCCTAGATCCGCTATTTTTTTGGAAATGGAGCAATATGCAAAAGATAATCATGTACCCATTATGCAACTGATGGGTATGGAATCGTTATTGCAACTTCTTTCTTTACAAAAACCTAAGTCTATTTTAGAACTAGGAACTGCGATTGGTTACTCTTCTATGCGTATGGCAACTAAACTAGAGCGAACATCCATTGTAACTATTGAGCGAGATGAAACAAAGGCAGAATTGGCCAAAAATTATATAGAGCGTGCGGATTTGCAACACCAAATTCGAGTAATTGTTGGAGATGCATTAGAAATTTCACAAAAAGAGCTTGAAGACTCCAAATTTGACGCTATTTTCATTGATGCAGCTAAAGGTCAGTACAAAAACTTCTTCGAAAAATATGCCCCATTTTTGAATGAAAATGGTGTTATTTATTGTGACAATTTATTGTTAAATGGACTGTCCGAATTACCAATGAGTGAAGTGCCTAGAAGAAAAAGAACTATGGTCCGAAACCAACATCAATTTATGGAGTGGCTGATGAATCATCCGGATTATGATACCGCATTCTTACCGGTTGGAGACGGAATGTTAGTAAGTATTAAGAGGTGA
- a CDS encoding peptidase U32 family protein: MNKTELLVTPTNISHLEELMVAGADAFLVGEQFFGLRLPGEFTLKEIETARMLTTKQNKKLYVAMNALFHNDKLEALAPYMKKLQAIGIDGIVFGDPAVIIARREAEVTIPLHWNTEQTATNYFTANYWGKRGSTRAVLARELSLDEVVEVKENAEVQIEVQVHGMTCIFQSKRSLLGNYFLFQDKAMEVENRSKNKNMFLHDKERSNKYPIYEDINGTHIFSPNDMCMIDELDELLDAEIDSLKIDGILQDPSYVTAVTSYYRQAIDAYYESRAAYKACKKDLFNKIEEIQPALRPLDTGFFFKETVY, from the coding sequence ATGAATAAAACAGAATTATTAGTTACGCCAACAAATATTAGTCACTTAGAAGAGTTAATGGTTGCAGGAGCGGATGCCTTTTTAGTAGGTGAACAATTTTTTGGTCTAAGACTTCCAGGAGAATTTACATTAAAAGAAATTGAAACAGCAAGAATGCTCACTACTAAGCAAAACAAAAAGCTATATGTGGCGATGAATGCCCTTTTCCATAACGACAAACTTGAAGCACTAGCACCTTACATGAAAAAACTTCAGGCAATCGGCATAGATGGAATTGTTTTTGGTGATCCAGCCGTCATTATAGCTAGACGAGAAGCTGAGGTAACCATTCCCTTACATTGGAATACAGAACAAACCGCAACTAATTATTTTACAGCGAATTATTGGGGGAAACGTGGGTCTACCAGAGCTGTCCTTGCAAGAGAACTAAGCCTAGATGAGGTAGTGGAAGTAAAAGAAAATGCTGAGGTTCAAATAGAAGTGCAAGTCCACGGTATGACTTGTATTTTTCAATCGAAGCGGTCACTGTTAGGTAATTATTTCTTATTCCAAGACAAAGCAATGGAAGTTGAAAATCGCTCGAAAAATAAAAATATGTTTTTACACGACAAAGAACGTTCTAATAAATATCCGATTTATGAGGATATCAATGGTACGCATATTTTCAGTCCAAACGATATGTGTATGATTGATGAACTGGATGAGTTATTAGATGCAGAAATTGATAGTTTAAAAATAGATGGAATCTTACAAGACCCTTCCTATGTAACGGCTGTTACAAGCTATTATCGTCAAGCTATCGATGCTTATTATGAATCGCGTGCTGCTTATAAAGCTTGCAAAAAAGATTTATTTAACAAAATTGAAGAAATTCAACCTGCATTAAGACCATTAGATACCGGCTTTTTCTTTAAAGAAACTGTGTATTAA
- a CDS encoding peptidase U32 family protein, translated as MLNTKIDKISELIDGKRVITKKPELLAPAGSLEKLKIAVHYGADAVFIGGREFGLRSNAGNFSIDEMREGVEFASRYGAKVYVTTNIFAHNENMDGLEEYLQAVESAGVTGIIVADPLIIETCRTVAPKLELHLSTQQSLSNWKAVQYWKEEGLTRVVLARETSGDEIQLMKEKVDIEIETFVHGAMCIAYSGRCTLSNHMTARDSNRGGCCQSCRWDYDLYEQTDGQEQALFTEEDVPFAMSPKDLKLLESIPRLIDLGIDSLKVEGRMKSIHYIATVVSVYRKVIDAYCADPTNFQMQPSWIEELEKCANRETDTAFFEDEPGFEQQMYGVHDKKLGYDFVGLVLEYNEATQIVTLQQRNYFKPGDKVEFFGPEIENVEMVINEITDEKGRVLDAARHPLQIVQFKCLTKLYPNNMMRKGMK; from the coding sequence TTGCTTAATACTAAAATAGATAAAATAAGTGAGCTAATTGATGGTAAACGTGTTATTACGAAAAAACCCGAATTATTAGCGCCTGCTGGAAGTTTAGAAAAGCTAAAAATTGCCGTGCATTATGGTGCCGATGCCGTATTTATAGGTGGACGAGAATTTGGACTTCGATCTAATGCGGGGAATTTTTCAATAGATGAAATGCGTGAAGGGGTAGAATTTGCTAGTCGGTATGGTGCTAAAGTGTACGTGACCACAAATATATTCGCCCACAATGAAAATATGGATGGTTTAGAAGAATATCTACAAGCAGTTGAATCTGCCGGAGTAACTGGTATTATTGTTGCAGATCCATTAATAATTGAGACGTGCCGTACCGTAGCACCTAAATTAGAGCTTCACCTGAGCACTCAACAATCCCTATCCAATTGGAAAGCTGTGCAGTATTGGAAAGAAGAAGGGCTGACCCGCGTTGTACTTGCTCGAGAAACTAGTGGAGACGAAATTCAATTGATGAAAGAGAAAGTGGATATCGAGATAGAAACGTTTGTCCATGGTGCAATGTGTATTGCTTACAGCGGTAGATGTACTCTTTCCAATCATATGACTGCGCGTGACTCAAATAGAGGCGGATGCTGTCAATCATGTCGTTGGGATTATGATTTGTATGAACAGACAGATGGACAAGAACAGGCGTTATTTACAGAAGAAGATGTGCCATTTGCCATGAGTCCAAAAGATTTAAAATTATTGGAATCGATACCACGTTTAATCGATCTAGGAATCGATTCTTTAAAAGTGGAAGGGCGCATGAAGTCGATTCACTATATCGCTACTGTTGTGAGTGTATATCGTAAAGTGATTGATGCATATTGTGCAGATCCCACAAACTTTCAAATGCAACCAAGCTGGATAGAAGAACTAGAAAAATGCGCAAATCGTGAAACAGACACAGCATTTTTTGAGGATGAGCCTGGTTTTGAACAACAAATGTACGGTGTACATGATAAAAAATTAGGGTATGATTTTGTCGGACTTGTGTTAGAGTATAACGAAGCAACACAAATAGTTACACTGCAGCAACGTAATTATTTCAAGCCAGGGGACAAAGTAGAGTTTTTTGGTCCAGAAATAGAAAACGTTGAGATGGTTATAAATGAAATTACGGACGAAAAAGGACGGGTATTGGATGCTGCGAGACATCCATTACAAATTGTCCAATTTAAATGTCTAACAAAATTATATCCAAATAATATGATGAGAAAAGGGATGAAATAA
- the udk gene encoding uridine kinase: MTKKTPLIIGITGGSGSGKTSVTNAISEVFKNHSVVVIQQDFYYKDQSHLKFEERLNTNYDHPLAFDNDLLLEHIHNLLDNKAIEKPVYDYAKHTRSSETIKIEPQDVIILEGILVLEDERLRNMMNIKLFVDTDADLRIIRRILRDINERGRTVDSVVEQYLNVVRPMHNQFIEPTKKYADVIIPEGGQNEVAIDLMVTKIKTILETDVIV; the protein is encoded by the coding sequence ATGACGAAGAAAACTCCTCTTATCATTGGGATCACAGGTGGATCAGGATCAGGTAAAACGAGTGTAACGAACGCAATAAGTGAAGTATTTAAGAATCATTCAGTAGTAGTAATACAACAAGACTTTTATTATAAAGATCAAAGTCACTTAAAGTTTGAGGAAAGACTTAATACAAATTATGATCACCCATTAGCTTTTGATAATGACTTATTACTTGAACATATTCACAATTTGTTAGACAATAAGGCAATTGAAAAGCCAGTATACGATTATGCAAAACATACCCGCTCTTCAGAAACGATTAAAATTGAACCTCAAGACGTTATTATCTTAGAAGGTATTCTAGTATTAGAAGATGAGCGACTTCGGAATATGATGAATATCAAATTATTTGTGGATACAGACGCAGATTTACGTATTATCCGTCGTATATTACGTGATATTAACGAAAGAGGGCGTACAGTAGACTCGGTTGTGGAACAGTACCTTAATGTAGTTCGACCGATGCACAATCAGTTCATCGAGCCAACTAAAAAGTATGCAGATGTAATTATTCCAGAAGGTGGCCAAAATGAAGTGGCTATCGATTTAATGGTAACAAAAATAAAAACTATTCTTGAAACGGATGTTATTGTATAA
- the greA gene encoding transcription elongation factor GreA, which translates to MSTEKQYPMTVAGKQKLQDELTHLITVKRKEVVERIKIARSFGDLSENSEYDSAKEDQAFVEGRISTLESMIRNAVIIEGEGNNDTVTLGKTVTFVEIPDGDEETYTIVGSAEADPIEGLISNDSPIAKGLIGKSTGDRVKILTPGGEMDVEIKTIS; encoded by the coding sequence GTGTCAACAGAGAAACAATATCCAATGACCGTTGCTGGTAAACAAAAATTACAAGATGAATTAACGCATTTAATAACGGTGAAACGTAAGGAAGTAGTAGAACGTATTAAAATTGCTAGAAGTTTTGGTGATCTATCAGAGAACTCTGAGTATGATTCAGCAAAAGAAGACCAAGCGTTTGTAGAGGGTAGAATCTCAACCCTAGAGTCAATGATTCGCAATGCAGTTATCATCGAAGGAGAAGGAAACAACGACACTGTTACGCTTGGTAAAACAGTAACATTTGTGGAAATTCCTGATGGTGATGAAGAAACTTACACAATCGTAGGTTCTGCAGAAGCTGATCCAATCGAAGGTCTAATTTCAAATGATTCTCCAATTGCTAAAGGTTTAATCGGCAAGTCTACAGGAGATCGAGTGAAAATCCTTACTCCTGGTGGAGAAATGGACGTAGAAATAAAAACCATATCATAA
- a CDS encoding YrrS family protein, with product MPEKNTKFDTRLDQRNHKRKKNNILNILIGIVILLIIIVTVNIVTGDDEKESANQSDVTTELEEDNVESESIEEEEDKESEEVEGDSTESTDSSSSNDDTTSEKEENEDTDAEENEAGTVSTEPSNDTNVESVIVDSGWEPIGTEQSGEHVSSYDSSSVDWDEKVKALAYAANLDTSSMYVKFLGNGGSPQKSIGTVTSKDGSEIYRISLEWIDGEGWKPTKKEKLKTLE from the coding sequence ATGCCAGAAAAAAATACGAAATTTGACACTCGGTTAGATCAACGAAATCACAAGAGAAAAAAGAATAATATTCTAAATATCCTTATAGGAATAGTAATTCTCCTAATTATTATAGTGACTGTAAATATAGTTACAGGTGATGATGAGAAAGAAAGTGCTAATCAATCTGATGTAACCACTGAATTAGAAGAGGATAATGTAGAGAGTGAATCGATTGAAGAAGAGGAAGACAAGGAGTCTGAGGAAGTAGAGGGCGATAGTACGGAATCCACAGATTCGTCTTCTTCCAATGATGATACAACTTCAGAAAAAGAAGAGAATGAAGACACTGACGCGGAAGAAAATGAGGCTGGTACTGTATCTACAGAGCCATCAAACGATACGAATGTTGAATCAGTTATTGTAGATTCTGGATGGGAGCCAATTGGAACAGAACAATCAGGAGAACATGTATCGAGCTATGATAGTTCCTCTGTAGACTGGGATGAAAAAGTTAAAGCACTAGCCTATGCTGCTAATTTAGATACGTCCAGTATGTATGTTAAATTTTTAGGTAATGGTGGAAGCCCTCAAAAATCGATAGGAACCGTTACTTCAAAGGATGGAAGCGAAATTTATCGCATATCCTTAGAATGGATTGATGGTGAAGGATGGAAACCAACTAAAAAAGAAAAACTTAAAACATTAGAATAG
- the mtnN gene encoding 5'-methylthioadenosine/S-adenosylhomocysteine nucleosidase, which yields MKIAVIGAMEEEVELLRNEIENPKTKTIANSEFTSGTYKNHEVVLLKSGIGKVNAAMTTSILLSEYKPDYVINTGSAGGYDPNLEVGAIVISDEVRHHDVDVTAFGYEIGQVPQLPAAFKADEHLMKLAEAAVYEIGEHQAATGLIATGDIFMHDPAKVEQVRIHFPQMKACEMEAAAVAQVCHQFEVPFVVIRALSDIAGKESSISFDEFLPVAAKHSTQVVLHVIEKL from the coding sequence ATGAAAATAGCAGTTATAGGTGCAATGGAAGAAGAAGTAGAGCTTCTGAGAAATGAAATAGAAAATCCTAAAACAAAAACAATAGCAAATAGCGAATTTACAAGTGGGACATATAAAAACCATGAAGTTGTATTATTGAAAAGTGGAATCGGGAAAGTGAATGCGGCAATGACTACTTCCATATTATTAAGTGAATACAAACCTGATTATGTGATTAACACTGGTTCAGCAGGTGGTTATGATCCAAATCTAGAAGTAGGAGCTATCGTAATTTCAGATGAGGTAAGACATCATGATGTAGATGTAACTGCATTTGGCTATGAAATTGGTCAAGTGCCTCAGCTTCCAGCGGCATTTAAAGCAGATGAGCACTTAATGAAATTAGCAGAGGCTGCTGTATACGAAATTGGTGAACACCAAGCTGCAACGGGTTTAATCGCTACAGGTGATATCTTTATGCATGACCCTGCAAAAGTTGAACAGGTTCGTATTCATTTTCCGCAAATGAAAGCTTGTGAAATGGAGGCTGCAGCAGTTGCGCAAGTTTGTCATCAATTTGAAGTTCCTTTTGTGGTAATCCGTGCACTTTCTGATATTGCTGGAAAAGAGTCTTCTATCAGTTTCGATGAATTTTTACCAGTTGCTGCAAAACATTCGACACAAGTAGTTTTACATGTAATTGAGAAATTATAA